In the Sus scrofa isolate TJ Tabasco breed Duroc chromosome 6, Sscrofa11.1, whole genome shotgun sequence genome, one interval contains:
- the NECAP2 gene encoding adaptin ear-binding coat-associated protein 2 isoform X2 has product MEEGGYESVLCVKPEVHVYRIPPRATNRGYRASEWQLDQPSWSGRLRITAKGQVAYIKLEDRTSGELFAQAPVDQFPGTAVESVTDSSRYFVIRIEDGNGRRAFIGIGFGDRGDAFDFNVALQDHFKWVKQQCEFAKQAQNPDQGPKLDLSFKEGQTIKLNIANMKKKEGAAGTPRARPASTGGLSLLPPPPGGRTSTLTAHPGEHLSVGGSVIQPAVVPSSGRLPASLSQAPAGFSSDQSTTLSCNFWKGATSSGLKEGG; this is encoded by the exons atggaggaaggaggctACGAGTCGGTTCTCTGTGTCAAGCCTGAGGTGCACGTCTACCGCATCCCGCCGCGGGCCACCAACCGTGGTTACAG GGCTTCGGAGTGGCAGCTGGACCAGCCATCATGGAGTGGCCGGCTGCGGATCACTGCAAAAGGGCAGGTGGCCTACATCAAGCTCGAGGACAGGACCTCAG GGGAGCTTTTTGCTCAGGCCCCTGTGGATCAGTTTCCTGGCACAGCGGTGGAGAGTGTGACGGATTCCAGCAGGTACTTCGTTATCCGCATTGAAGACGGAAATG GGCGACGGGCATTTATTGGAATTGGCTTCGGGGACCGAGGTGACGCCTTTGACTTCAATGTTGCCTTGCAGGACCATTTCAA atGGGTGAAGCAGCAGTGTGAATTTGCAAAACAAGCCCAGAACCCAGACCAAGGCCCCAAGCTGGACCTAAGCTTCAAGGAGGGCCAGACCATCAAGCTCAACATTGCG AacatgaagaagaaggaaggagcagCTGGGACTCCCCGAGCCCGGCCCGCCAGCACAGGAGGCCTGAgcctgcttccccctcccccggggGGGAGAACCTCTACCCTGACTGCGCACCCTGGGGAGCACTTGTCCGTGGGGGGCTCTGTGATCCAGCCAGCAGTTGTTCCCAGTTCAG GTCGACTTCCAGCCAGCCTCAGCCAGGCACCGGCTGGGTTCAGTTCTGACCAGAGCACAACTCTGTCGTGTAACTTCTGGAAAGGAGCCACCTCATCTGGGCTGAAGGAAGGAGGGTGA
- the NECAP2 gene encoding adaptin ear-binding coat-associated protein 2 isoform X1: MEEGGYESVLCVKPEVHVYRIPPRATNRGYRASEWQLDQPSWSGRLRITAKGQVAYIKLEDRTSGELFAQAPVDQFPGTAVESVTDSSRYFVIRIEDGNGRRAFIGIGFGDRGDAFDFNVALQDHFKWVKQQCEFAKQAQNPDQGPKLDLSFKEGQTIKLNIANMKKKEGAAGTPRARPASTGGLSLLPPPPGGRTSTLTAHPGEHLSVGGSVIQPAVVPSSGGATVSWPQPKPATAATADIWGDFTKSTGSTSSQPQPGTGWVQF; this comes from the exons atggaggaaggaggctACGAGTCGGTTCTCTGTGTCAAGCCTGAGGTGCACGTCTACCGCATCCCGCCGCGGGCCACCAACCGTGGTTACAG GGCTTCGGAGTGGCAGCTGGACCAGCCATCATGGAGTGGCCGGCTGCGGATCACTGCAAAAGGGCAGGTGGCCTACATCAAGCTCGAGGACAGGACCTCAG GGGAGCTTTTTGCTCAGGCCCCTGTGGATCAGTTTCCTGGCACAGCGGTGGAGAGTGTGACGGATTCCAGCAGGTACTTCGTTATCCGCATTGAAGACGGAAATG GGCGACGGGCATTTATTGGAATTGGCTTCGGGGACCGAGGTGACGCCTTTGACTTCAATGTTGCCTTGCAGGACCATTTCAA atGGGTGAAGCAGCAGTGTGAATTTGCAAAACAAGCCCAGAACCCAGACCAAGGCCCCAAGCTGGACCTAAGCTTCAAGGAGGGCCAGACCATCAAGCTCAACATTGCG AacatgaagaagaaggaaggagcagCTGGGACTCCCCGAGCCCGGCCCGCCAGCACAGGAGGCCTGAgcctgcttccccctcccccggggGGGAGAACCTCTACCCTGACTGCGCACCCTGGGGAGCACTTGTCCGTGGGGGGCTCTGTGATCCAGCCAGCAGTTGTTCCCAGTTCAG GAGGTGCCACTGTGTCCTGGCCGCAGCCCAAGCCTGCCACTGCTGCCACCGCTGACATCTGGGGAGACTTTACCAAATCCACAGG GTCGACTTCCAGCCAGCCTCAGCCAGGCACCGGCTGGGTTCAGTTCTGA